A genomic segment from Dermatobacter hominis encodes:
- a CDS encoding bifunctional FO biosynthesis protein CofGH, with the protein MTELTPLAPGADDPAALPLDELMARARAVRDAAHGTRTTYSPKVFIPLTMLCRDRCGYCTFAQPPARLTSPFLEPEEVLRIARAGARRGCHEALFTLGEAPEDRYPVAREWLAERGYASTVEYLAAMCRLVLDETGLLPHANAGALSHEDLALLRAVSPSQGMMVESLNPDLPAHRGAPDKEPARRLATLEAAGELAIPFTTGILVGIGESRQDRIDALEAIAASHRRHGHVQEVIVQNFLPKDGTAMHLAPPCPPDVYLDAIALARLILPPEIHLQAPPNLSDDFGVLLDAGIDDWGGVSPVTADHVNPERPWPDLDRLREVTEARGHSLAPRLTVHPEFALDPQRWLDEGLHFAVLDRSDAEGLGRDDPGAQFPQKVASITPVGDDAEVTLVGPRSTQWYSGAPVAPPVLVPAPSERVTGPVAEVLDGVRTGQEVGEDEILTLFAARGPEVAAVAAVADELRRAIVGDEVTYVRNRNINYTNVCTFKCRFCGFSKGPLSLNLRGNPYLLTLDDIAQRAVEAAAEGATEVCLQGGIHPDFDGDYYIDVARAVKDAVPDMHVHGFTALEVTEGARRLDEPLADYLTRLKEAGLRTLPGTAAEILDDDVRAVICPDKINTEEWLEAHRTAHSVGLNSNVTIMFGTVEQPRSWARHLLLTRDLQKETGGFTEFVGLPFVHMAAPLYLQHRSRRGPTFREVVLMHAIARITYRDTIDHVQASWVKLGLAGVGQLLQAGVDDLGGTLMDENISRAAGAEHGTMATAEDFRDLLAPLGRTLVQRTTLYGRVGDPVPATAPA; encoded by the coding sequence ATGACCGAGCTGACACCCCTCGCCCCCGGCGCGGACGACCCGGCGGCGCTGCCGCTCGACGAGCTGATGGCCCGGGCCCGGGCCGTGCGCGACGCGGCCCACGGGACCCGCACCACCTACTCCCCCAAGGTCTTCATCCCGCTGACGATGCTGTGCCGCGACCGCTGCGGCTACTGCACGTTCGCCCAGCCGCCGGCGCGGCTCACCTCGCCGTTCCTCGAGCCGGAGGAGGTGCTGCGCATCGCCCGCGCCGGCGCACGCCGCGGCTGCCACGAGGCGCTGTTCACGCTGGGCGAGGCGCCCGAGGACCGCTACCCGGTGGCACGGGAGTGGCTCGCGGAGCGGGGCTACGCCTCGACCGTCGAGTACCTCGCCGCCATGTGCCGGCTGGTGCTCGACGAGACCGGCCTGCTCCCCCACGCCAACGCCGGTGCCCTCTCCCACGAGGACCTCGCGCTGCTGCGGGCGGTCTCGCCGTCGCAGGGGATGATGGTCGAGTCGCTCAACCCCGACCTCCCCGCCCACCGCGGCGCCCCCGACAAGGAGCCGGCCCGCCGGCTGGCGACCCTCGAGGCGGCGGGCGAGCTGGCGATCCCGTTCACCACCGGGATCCTCGTCGGCATCGGCGAGTCCCGGCAGGACCGCATCGACGCGCTCGAGGCGATCGCCGCGTCGCACCGCCGGCACGGCCACGTCCAGGAGGTGATCGTCCAGAACTTCCTCCCGAAGGACGGCACCGCCATGCACCTCGCGCCGCCGTGCCCACCCGACGTGTACCTCGACGCCATCGCCCTCGCCCGGCTGATCCTGCCGCCCGAGATCCACCTCCAGGCGCCGCCGAACCTGTCGGACGACTTCGGGGTCCTGCTCGACGCCGGCATCGACGACTGGGGCGGCGTCTCGCCCGTCACCGCCGACCACGTCAACCCCGAGCGCCCGTGGCCCGACCTCGACCGCCTTCGCGAGGTCACCGAGGCGCGCGGCCACAGCCTGGCCCCGAGGCTGACCGTCCACCCGGAGTTCGCGCTGGACCCGCAGCGCTGGCTCGACGAGGGCCTGCACTTCGCCGTGCTCGACCGCTCCGACGCCGAGGGGCTCGGCCGCGACGATCCCGGCGCCCAGTTCCCCCAGAAGGTCGCGTCGATCACCCCCGTCGGCGACGACGCCGAGGTCACGCTGGTCGGCCCCCGCTCCACGCAGTGGTACTCGGGCGCGCCCGTCGCACCGCCGGTCCTCGTCCCCGCCCCGTCCGAGCGCGTCACCGGTCCGGTCGCCGAGGTGCTCGACGGCGTGCGCACCGGCCAGGAGGTCGGCGAGGACGAGATCCTCACGCTGTTCGCAGCCCGCGGCCCCGAGGTGGCGGCCGTGGCCGCCGTCGCGGACGAGCTGCGCCGGGCGATCGTGGGCGACGAGGTCACCTACGTCCGCAACCGCAACATCAACTACACGAACGTCTGCACCTTCAAGTGCCGGTTCTGCGGCTTCTCCAAGGGACCGCTGAGCCTGAACCTCCGCGGCAACCCCTACCTGCTGACCCTCGACGACATCGCCCAGCGCGCCGTCGAGGCCGCTGCCGAGGGAGCGACCGAGGTCTGCCTGCAGGGCGGCATCCACCCCGACTTCGACGGCGACTACTACATCGACGTCGCCCGGGCCGTGAAGGACGCCGTGCCCGACATGCACGTCCACGGCTTCACCGCCCTCGAGGTGACCGAGGGCGCCCGACGCCTGGACGAGCCGCTCGCCGACTACCTCACGCGGCTGAAGGAGGCGGGGCTCCGGACGCTGCCCGGCACCGCGGCCGAGATCCTCGACGACGACGTCCGGGCCGTCATCTGCCCGGACAAGATCAACACGGAGGAGTGGCTCGAGGCGCACCGCACCGCCCACTCCGTCGGGCTCAACAGCAACGTCACGATCATGTTCGGCACCGTCGAGCAGCCCCGGAGCTGGGCCCGCCACCTCCTCCTGACCCGCGACCTCCAGAAGGAGACCGGCGGCTTCACCGAGTTCGTCGGCCTGCCGTTCGTGCACATGGCCGCGCCGCTCTACCTCCAGCACCGCTCCCGGCGCGGTCCGACCTTCCGGGAGGTCGTGCTCATGCACGCGATCGCCCGGATCACCTACCGGGACACGATCGACCACGTGCAGGCGTCGTGGGTGAAGCTCGGGCTCGCCGGCGTGGGGCAGCTGCTCCAGGCCGGCGTCGACGACCTCGGCGGCACGCTGATGGACGAGAACATCAGTCGGGCCGCGGGCGCCGAGCACGGCACGATGGCCACCGCCGAGGACTTCCGGGACCTGCTCGCACCGCTCGGCCGCACGCTCGTGCAGCGCACGACGCTCTACGGCCGGGTCGGCGACCCCGTGCCCGCCACCGCCCCGGCCTGA
- a CDS encoding LOG family protein, translated as MAERRPRYRTGDDDLDARVEELLADAGVDSNQDLAFELMTSVLRMAKEGLSRGDLKIANSTLKEMRYAFHVFDPYRSVRKLAIFGSARTGIDEPAYGAARAVGRAIADEGWMVITGGGPGIMTAGIEGAGTENSFAVNIVLPFEPAGGGVMVNDGKVINFKYFFNRKLTFMKEASAYVMFPGGYGTMDETFELLTLLQTGREVPAPIVLFEPEGDAYWRSFRHFLEVELLDSRLIRRDDLDLFHITSDVGDAIEHLTRFYRVFDSIRYVGGRLVLRLRKEPTDEQLAQLNEQFSDIVASGEIERTEPAPVEIADGDALSMHRIRFRFINNEYARLHAMIRVINTF; from the coding sequence ATGGCCGAGCGCAGACCCAGGTACCGGACCGGTGACGACGACCTCGACGCCCGCGTCGAGGAGCTGCTCGCCGACGCGGGCGTCGACAGCAACCAGGACCTCGCGTTCGAGCTGATGACGTCGGTGCTGCGGATGGCGAAGGAGGGCCTGTCGCGGGGCGACCTGAAGATCGCCAACTCCACCCTCAAGGAGATGCGCTACGCCTTCCACGTCTTCGACCCGTACCGCTCGGTCCGCAAGCTCGCGATCTTCGGCTCGGCCCGCACCGGCATCGACGAGCCGGCCTACGGCGCGGCCCGGGCCGTCGGCCGGGCGATCGCGGACGAGGGCTGGATGGTCATCACCGGTGGCGGGCCCGGGATCATGACCGCCGGGATCGAGGGCGCGGGCACCGAGAACAGCTTCGCCGTCAACATCGTCCTGCCGTTCGAGCCGGCCGGCGGGGGCGTGATGGTCAACGACGGCAAGGTCATCAACTTCAAGTACTTCTTCAACCGGAAGCTGACCTTCATGAAGGAGGCCTCCGCGTACGTCATGTTCCCCGGCGGGTACGGGACCATGGACGAGACCTTCGAGCTGCTGACCCTCCTGCAGACCGGTCGCGAGGTGCCGGCTCCCATCGTGCTGTTCGAGCCCGAGGGCGACGCCTACTGGCGCAGCTTCCGCCACTTCCTCGAGGTCGAGCTCCTCGACTCGCGCCTCATCCGCCGCGACGACCTCGACCTGTTCCACATCACCTCGGACGTCGGCGACGCCATCGAGCACCTGACCCGCTTCTACCGGGTCTTCGACTCGATCCGCTACGTCGGCGGCCGCCTGGTGCTCCGGCTCCGGAAGGAGCCGACCGACGAGCAGCTCGCCCAGCTCAACGAGCAGTTCTCCGACATCGTGGCGTCGGGCGAGATCGAGCGGACCGAACCCGCCCCGGTCGAGATCGCCGACGGCGACGCCCTGTCGATGCACCGGATCCGGTTCCGGTTCATCAACAACGAGTACGCGCGCCTGCACGCCATGATCCGGGTGATCAACACGTTCTGA
- a CDS encoding pyridoxamine 5'-phosphate oxidase family protein, with the protein MGKVRDGIDDVIRDWVGRQHLFFVATAPSGDGGHVNLSPKGMGDTFAFLEGDRCAYLDLTGSGAETVAHLRQNGRITLMWCAFDGPPRIVRFHGTGRVVLPGDDGWDELVGHFGPHRGARSVIVVDVDRVGDSCGYSVPLMDYVADRTRLDDWASNRSDEELDAYRARKNAVSIDGLPAFDVPVEPA; encoded by the coding sequence GTGGGCAAGGTCAGGGACGGCATCGACGACGTGATCCGGGACTGGGTCGGTCGCCAGCACCTCTTCTTCGTCGCCACCGCGCCGTCGGGCGACGGCGGGCACGTGAACCTCTCGCCGAAGGGCATGGGCGACACGTTCGCCTTCCTCGAGGGCGACCGCTGCGCCTACCTCGACCTCACCGGCAGCGGCGCCGAGACGGTGGCGCACCTCCGCCAGAACGGTCGGATCACGTTGATGTGGTGCGCGTTCGACGGGCCGCCGCGCATCGTCCGCTTCCACGGCACGGGTCGTGTCGTGCTGCCGGGCGACGACGGCTGGGACGAGCTGGTCGGCCACTTCGGACCGCACCGCGGCGCCCGCTCGGTGATCGTGGTCGACGTCGACCGCGTCGGCGACTCGTGCGGCTACTCGGTGCCGCTGATGGACTACGTCGCCGACCGCACGCGGCTCGACGACTGGGCCTCGAACCGCAGCGACGAGGAGCTCGACGCCTACCGGGCGCGGAAGAACGCCGTGAGCATCGACGGCCTCCCCGCGTTCGACGTTCCCGTCGAGCCGGCCTGA